CTTAATCGCCACGAAACTCGCATGCTCTTCATTAGAGTGGCTCATAATGCGTATAGTTTGTTCATAGACAAAGACATGGACATGGCGCGTTAGACATATCCGTAGACAAACATCGATTGGTTATGCAAATAATGTAGTATGTAGTTAGCACCCGGTCTAAGCTGTCGCCGATCTCAGAATCGATTCTGCCAAAACGTCTGTCATCGCTGATTTTATTCTCAGCGAGATCTCTGGGGATGTTTTCAAACAACGCCATCAGTTCATTGTGAGACGCGTTGAGCCGCGGacgccaaaaataaatacagcaaCTGGCTAATGATATTCTAAGCCACAATAAATACGCAGATTAAGTATACGACGAGGActtaatattaagtatacgcacaCAAACATTCAGCTAAAATGCGGGAAAGTGTTAGACTGTTGGCAACATTGCTATTGGCCAGCCTTGGTTGTTTTAGCCAAGCTTCGGATTACTTTTCATCCATCTCAGGATTGGAGCAGTTGCTTCACACGGAGCACACTTTAATGAGTGACTTGAGTTCGCAGCTGGCTCAGACTCGAATTACTTTGCAGCAGTTGGAAAAGTGAGTACTTGTAATATGACATTGAATAAAACACAAgtcaatattcaaaaatatgatAAGCAATATTCAAGTTGTAATCAactggttgttgttttatgtGTTTATGGATCAACTTAAGATTCATAATATAAGCAACTATTGACAAGTTCTTTAAGCTTAACATTTAGCATTTCgctttcgttttcgttttgtaTATTCTGCTTAAATcgtaaaaaaagttttatgtatttgaatcagaaataaattagaattaattaaaagctgcGCTATCAAAGCGCTGTGAGGTTCATATTATGACGCCCAACTTCACAAAAGAGCTGAAACTGGTAGCGGCCGATTTATGATTAGAAGTTCTAAACCCGTCTAAACCAAAAATCCTAATAACCTGATCCACAGAGAGCTGGCCGCAATAGAGGTGGAACATGCACTGGCTGCAAGAGGCACCGAGAACTATCTAACCAATCCAATCAACGTCTATCGATTGATGAAGCGTCTGCACACGGACTGGTCACAGCTGGAAAGTCGAGCACAGCAAATGAGCAGCCAAATCCGTAATCATAATCATCAAATTTGTGCCCGATGTGAAActacaatttgatttgaacTCTTGCAGATTTTAATATAACCCAACACTACGGATTGAACTTTCCCAGCCAGGAGGATGTCGATGGTGCCGCATTGGCACTGGTTCGCCTGCAGAGCACCTATAAATTGGACGTGGCCCAAGTGGCTGCCGGCATACTCAATGGCATCAAATATGGGTGAGAGGGCCTACCCCAAATAAGCAATAACCAGTCAGGCTTGAAATACATTGAgtactacatacatacttatattacTCACACTATGTCAAAGCGTACAGGAGCGGATAGCTTTATTTAGGGATGAACGAATCTTTATTAGAAAGAATTTTATTGAAGcaagcttatttttttatatagccTCTCTTTTAAGATCTCTCTTCAAAgggtgcaaaaattataaatttattgatattattgtAGCAAGTtctatgttttgtttttttacatatataatgaAGCCTCTCTAATTAGAGCTCCTACAAAACTGTGtagaaattatacaatttgatttttctcGCATATTTcgtaaacaaaagaaaatataagttgagtatgaatttttaatatcaataaaacGAGAATGATAATAACAttcaaaaagtcaaataaacttaaagcacggatatactacatatatgaatattagAAAACACAATAAGCTAAAGTTGTTTagtattgttttcattttttgatttaatttaattcggcatacatatattaaagtaaagaaaacttagtataaatatgttagagttgacaatatttattaacaatgtATACAACTTTAAAGAGAGAGAAGTATGTTTAGAAAATCTAGAGTTTATCGAGTTAAAATCTTTTTCTAGTACAATTTTCTAAtgtatacttattttattctgAGTTTACTCAAGTGTCAAAAACCTGCTCTCTTTTTATTCCactaatttctaatttttcaaCGCCCCACTTGGGCGCTTATCACCTGTCTAATCCGCCCCTGGTTTAGATATGCTGTAGCTGTTTCCTGTCGATGGAAAGCTAAAACCCCAATCATATTCATTTCGATTTTTGCGTtgcctttatttttagcacGGACATGAGCTGGCAGGATTGCTTTGTGTTGGGTCAACAACTCTTTGAAATGGAGgactacaacaacaccaaAGTGTGGCTGCGCGAGTCCATGGAGCGATTGCGCCGCCACCAGCCACATCCCAACACAGCACCTGAGCCATCGATAGTGAACAGCATGGAGATGGTGGCCAAGAGTTTATTCCAAATGGGTAAGCAGAACCCCGTCAACTTATCGGCGAACTTGATGCATATTTACCAAGCGATTTTTAGGCGACTTTGACACGGCATATGAGTTGAGTCAGCGTGTGCTCGAGCTTGATCCATCGCGTATCCGGAACTGGCACCTGGGCGACAAGGCCGCCAAGCTGGTGATGGTTGAGGATGTGCCACAACTACAAAGCGCCGAAGACTATAAAGTGAGTCAATTCGATTCATCTGTGCTGTGACTAAATTTAGACTCAAACTCCCATTCGAACGTGTACAGCTCACACAGGAGTTCGCCCAGTATGAGAAGGTGTGCCGTGGTGAGGTCATCCCCTCCCCAGCCCAACAGCGTCCCTTGCGCTGTCGCTATGCACGTGGACAACACGCCTATCGACTGCTGGCACCGCTCAAGCTGGAGGAGCACAGCTTGGATCCGTTCGTGGTGACCTACCATGACATGCTGAGCCCACACAAAATCGCCGAGCTGCGACAAATGGCCGTGCCGCATATGAAGCGTTCCACAGTCAACCACAAGCTGGGGGGCAAGGGCATGAAGTCCGAATTTCGCGTCAGTAAAAATGCTTGGTTGGCCTACAACACGCATCCGACAATGGGGCGTATGTTGCGTGATATGAGCGATGCCACCGGGCTGGACATGACCTACTGCGAGCAACTGCAGGTGGCCAACTATGGAGTCGGGGGGCACTACGAGCCACATTGGGACTTCTTCCACGATAGCCGACATTATCCCGCCGAAGAGGGCAACCGCATTGccacagccatattttatgtgAGTTGACAAGAGCCTAATCCTAACATAACGTCTCGCggaaataatgaaattttcaaattgcagCTGTCGGATGTGGAGCAGGGCGGGGCCACAGCTTTTCCCTTTCTCGACTTTGCAGTGCGGCCGCAACTAGGCAACGTATTGTTTTGGTATAATTTACATCGCTCTCTCGACATGGACTATCGGACCAAGCACGCTGGCTGTCCAGTTCTAAAGGGCAGCAAGTGGAGTAAGTAAAACccataacaataacagctaCTAATCACAGCTAATCTAATcttcaatttgaattatatatatgtattatgtacgtatttattacaaaaaaaaattaaacatattcaAGGTTGCTACGAagaaagcaacaaaatcaatcactattataccctgtgtccattaaaattaacaaaaaagggtataatgtgtttgtagaatgtatataacaggcagaaggaggcgtggcagacctctcaaaatgtatatattcttgatcatgatcaacagccgagtccaaccatgtccgtctgtctgtgcgtctgtctgtccgtctgtccgtctgtttgaaggcgtcgatctcagagactacaagagctagagacttcaaacttagTATGTAGGCTTCTGAGTACCGTATGCAGATCaagttagtttttatttttggatcggacccctatatcatatagctgccatagaaaccaTAGGTCGAAATtgaagtttaagtatgaaaaagttttttgttttttgagatatattaACCAAACGGCCAGAATATGCGTTTGGATTAATATTATACATTCTTAAtattatacattctgaccaaatttgattcaaatcaatcaactatgtcatatagctgacatagagacgctcagtcgaaaatcaagttttagtatgaaaaagatttttgttttttgagatatcttaaccaaactgatagaaaatgcatttaagttggtgttatatatcctgaccaaatttggtacaaATCGATTttctatatcataaagctgtcataggaataatcggtcaaaaattaacagtacagagtacctgggcacagggtatcctactgtcgagcgtacccgactgtagccgcccacttgctttaattatttttaatagaaaaatatattatctaaatatttatattatctaataattaaatcatcagtttattttgattttttctaagaataattttgtaaaaatagattatttattttaatatttatcatttattttacagTTGGTAATGTTTGGATACACGAGGCTACTCAGACTTTTGCTCGGCCCTGTGACGTCTATCGAGATAATGAAGCTTCGCTAGGCTATGATATtattagataaatatatatattatttttaattatgttaaaagCAAGTGTTGtctttatttaatacaaaagtgTTTATGGGGTTAAGCGCTCGAGTAAAGTTAAAAGCTTACTTTGAGTGATTTCTTGCTGCTTTCAAAGTTGACTCAAAACAAAGCGAGAGATAAAGATGAGAATAAGATGAAGCGAGTTAAGATTTGCCggcaatttgcataaacaaGTTCACGGGCAAAGTTTTGGTTCATTTGCATGTTAGTGAGAAATGCTAAGAGAAGTGAGAAAGACTCTGAATTGTCAGCCAAGTGAAAGTAATTAAATGTGGAGTAGAAAAGTTATGTCAATTGTTGATTTAGCTGGAGCTTTCTAGAAAGTTTTTCAGACTTAGTgatagtttattaaattaatgaattatggTCTGAGTTTCTGTATAAAGTATTTGTCTAAGAATTTAAGGTCTATTGACCTCATTGTCAGCTGTACATACTCCCTTGGTCCATCCGCGTAAATTGCCCGAGGGCAGTTCCTTAACCACGTTATTAAAATGCCGGCATAAATAACAATCGCTGCCAAAGCTCGGCAACACCAATCACCGGAGCTTTTTTGAGTCTGAAGATCCGCTGAAACTCAAACCCGAGCAGTTCCCATCGAATCGCCGCCGCGAAGACAGCACGAGTTCTGAtcatttacatattattatttttaatgaagtatCTAAATATTCTGGCAATTGTCTTGCACTTGGCCATTTCCAGTGCGGAGTTCTTTAGCTCGACAAGCAGTCTGGAGCAGCTATTACGTACGGAGGTGATACTGTTATCAGAGCTACAGAATTATGTAAACGAAATAAAAGAGCATGCGGAGTTATTACAAAGGTGGGAAATAtgttaagaaatatttgaattctTCTAGAAACTAAAACTACAACGTTTGAAGTATCAAAAGAAAAGTCGAATGTATGAAAGTCGCAGCCCACAAAAGAGTTCAGTGTCCAAATTAAATCTggttttatttgcaattctaTTTGATTCAAATGAGATCAATGAGTTGGCAACGATTTCAGCCTATAAAGCTGTATAAATGGCTTTTCTTGTTAATACAAAATCAATCTGACCTtatgaatatttcaaaattaataagcaACTGACGCCCAcagtcaattttattattaatgtataTAAAGATGTGGCTAGTTTCCCCCGCAAATAGTTTCTTTAGtctttttgtcaaaacaaatgGTTGATCATCGAATTATAAAACGGCTTTAACGGATGCAAGAGTAGCTTTATTAGCTGGATTTGACTTTAACTGAAATTAACGGCCGCCttagtaattttaattcatttaattacatatattatattccCACTTAACCGGTTTACATTATGTCTCTTAAAGAGCTGTCTTGCCTAAGAGTAAAAGTTAAGACagacacataaatatttacatttatttatctatcataataaatattaatttttacaccTTTGCTAatagttataaaaatttatttttttttaatttatgagcTGCTAATTTCTCTAACAACTGATTTTATCCACACTcacttatatttttgttttgctattttttttttttttagcattttttgatgcttaaaatattttgtacttcATTGCTGCTGTGCTTTATATAAGTATACAATAGCTAAATGTTTATGCGgttattaagttaaaaatgtCAACGACTTGCCAACCTTTTGtattagaataaaatttaagatacaAATTCCATAATTCACTTTTATACTTTTGTTTATGTGTCGGACGTTGCAAACCGGCTGACCAAAAATCTCATTAGAAGCTCcgttaaaaaattattctcaaaaataaaacatatatgtatgtatatacatttttttttctcgtacttataataaatttgactttatatCGAGCAAAATGTTCAACCAGTTTTGAATCTGTTTACATCATTCAATAAGCAAATTCTGTCGAGCAAATTGCATAGTTGTTGATTTGCCATAgcaatttctttatatttatctattgAGAAATGAGTTGAACACGGACCGCAGATTGTTATTTATGACTGTGGGGCGCTTAGAACAAACGAGTGCTACCACTTAATGGACAATATCGATAAAAATCGCGAACAATCAATTCGAAAGATGCTGCGGCTATTTGCCTTTCAAAGTTATGGTGCTATTTAATTCTTCGATAAATGTGTCTTAAAACAAAAGTGTCAAATAAAAAGCGTTTAGTTTTTAGAGTTTTTTATAGCTATCTTTTATAATACTCTTGCTGATTGCATTATAATACTGTCATCAGATGAAAATAGCTAAGGTAGTAAACATCAAGTCAAACTGACAAGATACTAGGACTGTAGTAAGATTGATAGaagtttgattatttttgtagATCAGAATCAGACACAgaaattttactttacttaatttatcTACTAGAGTATTTCAGCTTCGTTTATTTAAAGTAGTTAAACCTACCTTGTTTTATCGTGTGttttataatcatttaattaatttaactatgACAAAGTaataaagtgtttttaaatttgttgccagGTGAAAAAGCAACACCTGAGTTGGgttccaaaaaaaacaaacacatgactgataactaaaatatgtaaattattgtGGGCTTATGCAAATCGAAAACAAATATACAGCAATTTAAAGTGTGATTAATGTGTAATGAAGTAAATCCCAAATGGAATTTCATCAATGTTCTTTTAGTGAAATCGATGCTATTAAAGCGGAGCATCTAAGCGCCTCGGATAGCATCGAGGGTTACCTCAACAATCCGGTGAACGCGTTTCGATTGATAAAGCGACTGCACAGCGATTGGGAAACCTTCGAGAGCAATGTGGAGAACGAGGCGAGTCGCATAAGTTGGTATCAGATCATGTTCCCGGCTAGCTGTTATCGATATCTGTCTAAATCACTTTGTCTATGCTCTCGATTAACACAATAGATTACCTCGAGGCAATTGCCGGCCACAGGGAGAACTTGAGCTACCCCACGAAGGAGGATTTTGTGGGCACAGCCTTGGCATTAACGCGACTGCAACAGACCTATCAGCTGGATGTTGGCGAGCTGGCGAGTGGCATGTTGAATGGTGTCAAATACGGGTGAGTGACGATGGCCGTTGCATGTGGCAATCACAAATCATGCTCGACAGCTCGATGATGTTGCAGGGCGCCCATGTCCTGGCAGGACTGTTTTGTGCTGGGCCAGCATTTGTATGAGTTGCGCGATTACAACAACACTGTGCCCTGGCTGCAGCAATCCATGCAACTTTTGGTGCAACAACACTACGCTGAGGAGTCCGCTTCACTGGACTTCATGGAAGCTGTCGTCAGTTATCATCAGGCGATGGGCGACTATCAAAATGCACTGAGTCTGATCAATCATGTGCTATCCGTGCAGCCGGAACAACGGCTGCATCTGTTGCAGACGCGTTTCCAGCTCGAGCAGCTCATCAGGGATGGTGTGAAACGCGGCCTGATGCATGAGGTGATGCGTAGTCCAGGGGACTATCACGCCAGCCGGGAGTATCAACTCTATCAGCAGGTCTGTCGGCAGGAATTGACGCCAACTTCCTCAGCCCAACGTGAACTGCGCTGTCGACTTCACAGCCGATTAGCTTATGTGCCTTACAAGCTGGAGGAACTGCACCTAGATCCTTATGTGGTGCAGGTTCATGACGTTATTAGCCCTAAGGACTCCATTGCGCTGCAGAAACTGGCTCGACCAGAGCTACAGCGATCGCAGGTTTATACTCTAGGTGGAAGTGATCCAACCTCTGCCAACTTTCGCACCAGCAAAGGCACCAGTTTCCACTACGGAAAGCATCCGGCCATGCAGAGATTGAGGCAACACATGTCCACTATATCGGAGCTGAACATGAACTCCGCAGAGTTGCTGCAAATCGCCAACTACGGCATTGGCGGACACTACGAACCTCACATGGACAGCTTTGACGAGACCCATGACTACAGTCAAGATGTGGACAGTACAAATCGTCTGGCCACTGGCATCTTCTATGTGAGTACATCTTCTGAATTCTCATACTCACTTGTTAATCACTTAACTTCTCTTAGCTATCTGATGTGGAAGCCGGTGGTGGCACCGCCTTTCCCTTTCTGCCACTGCTGGTTACACCTGAGCGAGGCAGCCTCCTCTTTTGGTACAATCTTCATCCTTCCGGTGACCAGGATTATCGCACCAAGCATGCTGGTTGTCCTGTTCTCCATGGCAGCAAATGGAGTGAGTATTAAATcagcataataaatatatttttgaattaaaaatgtactttGTCTGCAGTTGCCAATGTCTGGATACGCTTGAGACACCAAGACCAAGTGAGACCCTGCAAACTGGAGAGGAATCATGAGATCTCTTTGCCCTACAAGAACTACAGCTAATAGAATAGTATTAGgtgataatttcaatttattctgCCGCCATTTGTGATAAAAATAgacagaaatttaaaataaagtaatttactGATTTGATTAAAGTAATGCAACGGCATTTCTCAATTCTCACTCATTCTCACTAATAGTACAGGGTAATCGGAACTCCTGCATGCTCAAATGAATCAAAATATTGGCTTGGATAACCCAATTTTGAGAGAATTTGGGATTCTCCTTCAGTTGATCGTAGCACTTTCCAATCTTTGACAAGACGTATGCTCAATCGGAAGGCATTCAATGGTTGTTCCCAGTATTCATCTCCCAGTTGGTTGGCAATTTGGTGCTCACGCTTCACACGTGCCACGAAACAGTCAACAACATCAATCAGCCACAGCTACGTGCAACAGTTTTCTACAACATTTTCTCATACCTGCGATACTCAtccaactgttgttgctgtttcttcAACTCTTTTTCCAGTTGCTAGAACTCGCCACTGACAAGGATGCAGGGCAATAGCAGACACACAGTTATACTAAAGCCTAGACTTAACATTTTGGTATTTAACTAAATGTATCGAGCTGGCCAAGGACTTGTTGgctaataaagttattattagcAATTAAAGTTTGATATAAAGGTATTTCTAGCAACCTTGGTAATGTCCCAAAGAATTCCAGTAAATACTGTCACGCATCCAGAATAAAGCAGATGTGGTTAAGTAAACAAAGTGgagaataaattttcttacGTGCTATTTTAACTGAAATCCATTGAACAATGCTGTCAATTTATGCACgagcaaataaatcaaatgcacCCACATAATGCCCATAAGGAGAGCCAAccatacaaatacacatacatacgcatcacatacatacgcatacacacacaaacgcatacacacacactgacgCACTCCCACACAAAGAAATCCATGCACTTTGCTGTCTGcgtaaattgaatttgccgCGAGCactgaaaagtatgcaacacatttTACACGTTGTTTACAATAACCTGAGTCGACACATATAGCGGCCAGGATAATGGTTATCCATGGCCACAGTGAGCACTCGTTATGTGggttgtttaaaaaaaggtttgcttcaatttcttgtattttatttacactCGTTAAGTGTGTTCGTTTTAATTGagattgcttttttttgtctaGTTGTTAAAACTATCAATATACAAAAAGTtgataaattcaataatagtAGCATGCCTAAGGTAAAAACTAATACCAAAACAATGGTATGTAGTTGGAAAAAAAAGATGTATGtgattgagtgtgtgtgtgtgtgtgttgagcaGCAGCCGGGCCTCCATTTTAGGTGTAGGTGCTGTATTTACAATAGGAATAGAATTCGATTTCCGGCTGGTCAAGTTACATATGCTTGTATGTAGGTATGTAAGTAGAAAGAGTAAGCACATAGAGGCAGCTGGCAGTTGAGATATCATCCAGCTTCAGCATTCTTTTAGCAGTTGCCCTAGATGGCGAAATCACCATGATCTGCTGTCAGATCGCAGGGTCTTCTGAACTCCTGACCACGCTCATGAATCCACTTGTTAGAGACTGCAAAAGATTAAGAATTAAGATTGAGAAAAGTCCATGGAAGAAACTTTGAAACTGAAAACTTACCCCATTTGCTGCCAGTCAAAACTGGACAGGCGGCATGTCGCGTTCTCACATCTCCTTCGCCCGAGCGATGCAGATTCATCCAAAATGCCGCCGTGCCCTGCAAAGATAATACCTTATATATTTGGGTTCACATAACTTACAGTTTTTGTGATGCAAACCTTTTTGGGCCACAGTGCAGCATGCAGCGA
The genomic region above belongs to Drosophila innubila isolate TH190305 chromosome 3R unlocalized genomic scaffold, UK_Dinn_1.0 2_E_3R, whole genome shotgun sequence and contains:
- the LOC117791014 gene encoding prolyl 4-hydroxylase subunit alpha-2; its protein translation is MKYLNILAIVLHLAISSAEFFSSTSSLEQLLRTEVILLSELQNYVNEIKEHAELLQSEIDAIKAEHLSASDSIEGYLNNPVNAFRLIKRLHSDWETFESNVENEASRINYLEAIAGHRENLSYPTKEDFVGTALALTRLQQTYQLDVGELASGMLNGVKYGAPMSWQDCFVLGQHLYELRDYNNTVPWLQQSMQLLVQQHYAEESASLDFMEAVVSYHQAMGDYQNALSLINHVLSVQPEQRLHLLQTRFQLEQLIRDGVKRGLMHEVMRSPGDYHASREYQLYQQVCRQELTPTSSAQRELRCRLHSRLAYVPYKLEELHLDPYVVQVHDVISPKDSIALQKLARPELQRSQVYTLGGSDPTSANFRTSKGTSFHYGKHPAMQRLRQHMSTISELNMNSAELLQIANYGIGGHYEPHMDSFDETHDYSQDVDSTNRLATGIFYLSDVEAGGGTAFPFLPLLVTPERGSLLFWYNLHPSGDQDYRTKHAGCPVLHGSKWIANVWIRLRHQDQVRPCKLERNHEISLPYKNYS
- the LOC117791093 gene encoding prolyl 4-hydroxylase subunit alpha-1, whose amino-acid sequence is MRESVRLLATLLLASLGCFSQASDYFSSISGLEQLLHTEHTLMSDLSSQLAQTRITLQQLEKELAAIEVEHALAARGTENYLTNPINVYRLMKRLHTDWSQLESRAQQMSSQIHFNITQHYGLNFPSQEDVDGAALALVRLQSTYKLDVAQVAAGILNGIKYGTDMSWQDCFVLGQQLFEMEDYNNTKVWLRESMERLRRHQPHPNTAPEPSIVNSMEMVAKSLFQMGDFDTAYELSQRVLELDPSRIRNWHLGDKAAKLVMVEDVPQLQSAEDYKLTQEFAQYEKVCRGEVIPSPAQQRPLRCRYARGQHAYRLLAPLKLEEHSLDPFVVTYHDMLSPHKIAELRQMAVPHMKRSTVNHKLGGKGMKSEFRVSKNAWLAYNTHPTMGRMLRDMSDATGLDMTYCEQLQVANYGVGGHYEPHWDFFHDSRHYPAEEGNRIATAIFYLSDVEQGGATAFPFLDFAVRPQLGNVLFWYNLHRSLDMDYRTKHAGCPVLKGSKWIGNVWIHEATQTFARPCDVYRDNEASLGYDIIR